GGGTAAGTAATGGAGGGATTTATTTTACTCGGCGGCGGAACATTCGCAGGTGGTCTTATAGTTGGCATTTGCGCAATTATTGCAGACAAAAAAATAAAACAGAGAGAAGCAGCAAAGTTAGCGGCTTAACATTCAACAAGCGGGGGGAATATCTTTCCCTCGCTTTTCAATAAACAAACAGAAAACAATTTGAGATAAATAGACTTCAACAGGAAAAATTAACGAGCAAACGCTCTCACATCCCCAACTTCTTCATCTGTCCTTGCATTGCGCCGAATTTTCCGCCTTTGCCCATTTTTCCCATCTGTTTCATCATTGTTTTCATTTGGTCGAATTGTTTGAGCAGTTTGTTCACTTCTTGCACGTTTCTTCCGCTTCCTTTGGCAATTCTTAAACGCCGACTTCCGTTTATTATGTCGGGATTTACGCGTTCTTTCATCGTCATCGAAAGAATAATCGCCTCAATGTGCTTAAACTGTTTGGGGTCTATGTTTATGTTTGACAGTTGCTTGCCGATTCCGGGAAGCATTCCGAGAATATCTTTTATTGAGCCCATTTTTTGAATTTGGCGCAGTTGGTCTAAAAAATCTTGCAAAGTAAACTGATTTTTGCGGAATTTTCGTTCCAAATCCGCCGCGCTTTCCAAGTCCACTACTGACTGCGCTTTTTCGACAAGCGATACAATATCGCCCATTCCCAAAATTCGTGAGGCAAGACGGTCGGGGTAAAAAAGTTCGAGCGCGTCGGGCTTTTCGCCGACACCGATATAGCAAATCGGAACGCCAATAATGCTGAAAACCGACAAAGCCGCGCCGCCGCGTGCGTCGCCGTCCATTTTCGACAGAATTATTCCAGTGCAATCCACTTGTTTGTGAAATTCATTTGCAACGTTTACGGCTTCTTGTCCGGTCATTGCGTCGGCGACAAAAAATACTTCTACGGGCTTTACAATGTCTTTCACCTGCCTGAGTTCGTCCATCATATCTTCGTCGATTTGCAAGCGACCCGCAGTATCGACAATGACTATGGAATTGCCGTTTTTGTCCGCCTGAATAAGCGCGTTTTTCGCAATAGTCTGCGCCGAAACGCCTCTTTCGCTGTAAACGGGAATGTTCAGCGATTTTCCCAAGGTTTCCAACTGGTCAATAGCGGCGGGACGGTGAATATCGCAGGCGACCAATAGGGGAGTGTGCCCCGTTTTTCGGAAGTGCAGAGCCAATTTTGCGGAGTGCGTGGTTTTTCCCGAGCCCTGAAGCCCCGCCATAAGAATTACGTTGGTTTTATTTTGTTGCAAAACAATTTTTCGCGCGGCGCCGCCCAAAATAGCGGTCAATTCGTCGTTTACGATTTTTATGAACATCTGCCCCGGATTAACGCCCGAAACAACGTCCGCTCCGAGCGCTTTTTCTTTTACTTTTGCGGTAAAGTCCTTAACGACCTTAAAATTAACGTCGGCTTCAAGGAGGGCGCGCTTAACTTCGCGCATCGCCTCGCTTATATTTTCCTCGGTAATTCGCGCCGACCCACGAATACCTTTAACGATTTCTTCCAGTTTATTACTTAAATCTTCAAACATAGCAACGATTGCCGCCCTTTTTTTGTTTTTTGGTTATTAAAATTGTCCTCAAAATACTAAATTCCCCACACAGGAACGTAAATTTTCGATAAAAAACACTTTTTTCCATTGCTTTTAGACTTTGCAATATAGTATATTGAGTAAAACTTACAGGAGCACTGAGTAAAATTTGCAGGTGCACTGAGTAAAATTTACAAGTTTGGGAGGGTGAAAATGAGCGAAAATACGAGATACTTGCTTAAGCAGGTTTTAAGCAGAATAGAAGAAAAAAGACATCTTATTCAGGTGATTGTCGGTCCGAGGCAGGTTGGAAAAACTACTTTGTGCAAACAGGTTTTGGCTTTGTGCAAAGGTGTTTCGCAGTATCACACGGCGGATTCCGTCGCCAATACTAACGGCGAATGGATAGACGGCATTTGGGAAGCGCTTCGTAAAACTATGAAGTTAAATCAAGCGAACGAGGCGCTTTTGATTATTGACGAAATCCAAAAAATAGACAATTGGA
This Chitinivibrionia bacterium DNA region includes the following protein-coding sequences:
- the ffh gene encoding signal recognition particle protein, giving the protein MFEDLSNKLEEIVKGIRGSARITEENISEAMREVKRALLEADVNFKVVKDFTAKVKEKALGADVVSGVNPGQMFIKIVNDELTAILGGAARKIVLQQNKTNVILMAGLQGSGKTTHSAKLALHFRKTGHTPLLVACDIHRPAAIDQLETLGKSLNIPVYSERGVSAQTIAKNALIQADKNGNSIVIVDTAGRLQIDEDMMDELRQVKDIVKPVEVFFVADAMTGQEAVNVANEFHKQVDCTGIILSKMDGDARGGAALSVFSIIGVPICYIGVGEKPDALELFYPDRLASRILGMGDIVSLVEKAQSVVDLESAADLERKFRKNQFTLQDFLDQLRQIQKMGSIKDILGMLPGIGKQLSNINIDPKQFKHIEAIILSMTMKERVNPDIINGSRRLRIAKGSGRNVQEVNKLLKQFDQMKTMMKQMGKMGKGGKFGAMQGQMKKLGM